Proteins encoded in a region of the Planctomycetia bacterium genome:
- a CDS encoding helix-turn-helix domain-containing protein: MSTKTNQTASERLALNAAETAEQLGISERHLWALHSQGRIPRPVRLGRATRWPLDELRAWLAAGSPPRDRWEVIRRGGAA; the protein is encoded by the coding sequence ATGAGCACTAAAACGAATCAAACCGCGTCGGAACGCTTGGCCCTGAATGCCGCTGAGACGGCCGAGCAACTAGGAATCAGCGAGCGGCACCTCTGGGCGCTTCACTCGCAAGGACGCATCCCGAGGCCCGTACGGCTCGGCCGTGCGACCCGTTGGCCCCTCGACGAGTTGCGGGCCTGGCTTGCCGCCGGCTCGCCCCCTCGCGACCGCTGGGAGGTCATACGCCGCGGGGGT